The following coding sequences lie in one Spea bombifrons isolate aSpeBom1 chromosome 5, aSpeBom1.2.pri, whole genome shotgun sequence genomic window:
- the TSHZ1 gene encoding teashirt homolog 1 isoform X2, producing the protein MPRRKQQAPRRSAAYVPAEELKETEIDEDNVEDDGLSLDVQDSDYLYGASKFRCKDCSAAYDTLVELTVHMNETGHYRDDNRDREAEKTRRWSKPRKRSLMEMEGKEDAQKVLKCMYCGHSFESLQDLSVHMIKTKHYQKVPLKEPVPAITKLIPSTKKRALQDIASPDSPEQAGISPGASASDGAKDSKATNPYVTPNNRYGYQNGASYTWQFEARKAQILKCMECGSSHDTLQQLTAHMMVTGHFLKVTNSASKKGKQLVMDAVVEEKIQSIPLPPTTHARLPASYIKKQPDSPTGSIHSEERKDPEKEKLDNIEPEKKIKEESEDSDKVDTATLYQYLREEDLDDSPKGGLDILKSLENTVSSAISKAQNGAPSWGGYPSIHAAYQLPGTVKTMQPTVQSVQMQPSYASSVKSLSSDHNALIHSPGSLTPPPHKSNVSAMEELVEKVTGKISVKKEEKTIEKEKVTPVKPLSPAAKENKDILKPEEANSKVVKKSSESEIQKTKKETQVECHTPNGTEPLKAKVTNGCNSLGIITDHSPESSFINPLSALQSIMNTHLGKVSKPVSPSLDPLAMLYKISNSMLDKPVYPTTPVKQVESIERYYYEDSDQPIDLTKSKNKPLVASMTDPVSSPLRESALMDISDMVKNLTGRLTPKSSTPSTVSEKSDADASSFEEALDELSPVHKRKGRQSNWNPQHLLILQAQFASSLRETAEGKYIMSDLGPQERVHISKFTGLSMTTISHWLANVKYQLRRTGGTKFLKNLDTGHPVFFCNDCASQFRTASTYISHLETHLGFSLKDLSKLSLNQIQEHQNVSKVITNKALSTIGLIEEDSGSTFQCKLCNRTFASKHAVKLHLSKTHGKSPEDHVIYVTELEKQ; encoded by the coding sequence GTGCCAGTAAGTTTCGATGCAAAGATTGCAGTGCAGCCTACGACACATTGGTGGAGCTTACTGTACACATGAATGAGACCGGACATTATCGGGATGATAATAGAGATCGGGAAGCTGAAAAAACAAGGCGTTGGTCCAAACCCAGAAAAAGATCTCTAATGGAAATGGAAGGAAAAGAAGATGCCCAGAAAGTTTTAAAGTGCATGTACTGTGGACATTCATTTGAATCTTTGCAGGATCTGAGTGTACATATGATTAAAACGAAGCATTACCAAAAAGTGCCTCTGAAAGAGCCAGTACCAGCCATCACAAAGTTAATTCCTTCAACAAAAAAACGAGCACTTCAGGACATAGCGTCACCTGACTCACCAGAGCAAGCAGGGATTTCCCCGGGGGCATCGGCAAGTGATGGAGCAAAAGACTCTAAAGCTACCAATCCATATGTGACCCCTAATAATCGATATGGCTACCAAAACGGTGCTAGTTACACATGGCAATTTGAAGCTCGGAAGGCTCAGATTTTAAAGTGCATGGAGTGTGGAAGTTCTCATGACACATTACAGCAACTTACTGCTCACATGATGGTCACTGGGCATTTCTTAAAGGTGACAAACTCTGCTTCAAAGAAAGGCAAACAACTAGTAATGGATGCAGTggtagaagaaaaaatacagtCAATACCTTTGCCTCCAACTACACATGCAAGGCTACCGGCATCCTATATAAAGAAGCAACCTGATTCCCCAACAGGATCTATACATTCCGAAGAGAGAAAAGATCCAGAAAAGGAGAAACTAGACAATATTGAGCCAGAAAAGAAAATCAAGGAAGAAAGTGAAGACTCTGATAAGGTAGATACTGCTACATTGTATCAATATCTCCGAGAGGAGGATTTAGATGATAGTCCTAAAGGTGGATTGGACATTTTAAAATCACTTGAAAACACTGTTTCCTCTGCAATTAGCAAGGCTCAGAATGGAGCGCCATCGTGGGGTGGGTACCCTAGTATCCATGCTGCTTATCAGTTGCCAGGTACAGTAAAAACAATGCAGCCCACAGTGCAGAGCGTTCAAATGCAACCATCTTATGCCAGCAGTGTGAAGTCACTGTCATCTGATCATAATGCTTTAATCCATTCTCCTGGAAGCTTAACTCCTCCGCCACATAAGAGCAATGTCTCGGCAATGGAAGAGCTGGTGGAGAAGGTGACAGGTAAGATCAgtgtgaagaaagaagaaaaaacgatAGAGAAAGAAAAGGTCACTCCGGTAAAGCCGTTATCTCCAGCGGCTAAGGAAAATAAAGACATCCTTAAACCAGAGGAGGCAAACAGTAAAGTTGTAAAGAAAAGCTCAGAGTCTGAAATTCAAAAGACGAAAAAGGAGACCCAAGTGGAATGCCATACTCCAAATGGTACGGAGCCTCTTAAAGCAAAAGTAACAAACGGCTGCAACAGTCTAGGGATTATCACAGACCATTCACCCGAGTCATCATTTATTAATCCACTTAGTGCATTGCAGTCTATAATGAATACCCATTTAGGCAAAGTGTCAAAACCAGTAAGCCCCTCTTTGGATCCACTAGCTATGTTgtacaaaattagcaatagCATGTTAGATAAACCAGTTTACCCTACCACCCCAGTGAAGCAAGTGGAGTCTATTGAGAGATATTATTATGAAGATAGTGACCAGCCTATTGATTTGacaaaatccaaaaataaacCACTTGTGGCAAGTATGACAGACCCTGTCTCATCACCTCTGAGAGAAAGTGCTCTCATGGATATTTCTGACATGGTGAAGAACCTCACTGGACGCCTAACCCCCAAATCTTCTACTCCATCTACTGTATCGGAAAAGTCAGACGCAGATGCCAGCAGTTTTGAAGAAGCTTTGGATGAGTTGTCACCTGTGCATAAAAGAAAAGGCCGGCAGTCCAACTGGAATCCTCAACATCTTCTTATTCTCCAAGCTCAGTTTGCTTCTAGCTTACGGGAGACAGCTGAAGGCAAATATATCATGTCAGACCTAGGTCCCCAAGAACGGGTACACATCTCTAAATTTACTGGCCTTTCCATGACTACAATAAGCCACTGGTTGGCTAATGTAAAATATCAGTTAAGGAGGACAGGGGGAACTaagtttttaaagaatttagatACAGGACatcctgtgtttttttgcaaTGACTGTGCCTCTCAATTCCGGACTGCTTCAACATACATAAGTCATTTAGAGACACATCTAGGCTTTAGCTTAAAAGATCTTTCAAAGCTTTCTCTTAACCAGATTCAAGAACATCAGAATGTTTCAAAAGTCATCACCAACAAGGCTTTAAGCACCATTGGACTTATTGAGGAGGACTCAGGCTCCACATTCCAGTGTAAGCTGTGCAACCGAacttttgcaagcaaacacGCAGTGAAACTGCACCTTAGCAAAACACATGGAAAGTCCCCAGAGGACCATGTGATATATGTAACTGAATTGGAAAAACAATAA
- the TSHZ1 gene encoding teashirt homolog 1 isoform X1, protein MPRRKQQAPRRSAAYVPAEELKETEIDEDNVEDDGLSLDVQDSDYLYGEEPEVKENQSYQNSPGSSATNHDAGYGSPFSETSDQLADFKSTSSKDGQEREDVQNSNASYPTDSLAQIKAVYTNLLSECSWSALALDLKKSSPTPGTNKSSPSDDTEAKSNHVTPTTVTSSCSTNTSTSINVSTSNSTTSSNSSSGYDWHQAALAKTLQQTSYGLLPEPSLFSTVQLYRQNNKLYGSVFTGASKFRCKDCSAAYDTLVELTVHMNETGHYRDDNRDREAEKTRRWSKPRKRSLMEMEGKEDAQKVLKCMYCGHSFESLQDLSVHMIKTKHYQKVPLKEPVPAITKLIPSTKKRALQDIASPDSPEQAGISPGASASDGAKDSKATNPYVTPNNRYGYQNGASYTWQFEARKAQILKCMECGSSHDTLQQLTAHMMVTGHFLKVTNSASKKGKQLVMDAVVEEKIQSIPLPPTTHARLPASYIKKQPDSPTGSIHSEERKDPEKEKLDNIEPEKKIKEESEDSDKVDTATLYQYLREEDLDDSPKGGLDILKSLENTVSSAISKAQNGAPSWGGYPSIHAAYQLPGTVKTMQPTVQSVQMQPSYASSVKSLSSDHNALIHSPGSLTPPPHKSNVSAMEELVEKVTGKISVKKEEKTIEKEKVTPVKPLSPAAKENKDILKPEEANSKVVKKSSESEIQKTKKETQVECHTPNGTEPLKAKVTNGCNSLGIITDHSPESSFINPLSALQSIMNTHLGKVSKPVSPSLDPLAMLYKISNSMLDKPVYPTTPVKQVESIERYYYEDSDQPIDLTKSKNKPLVASMTDPVSSPLRESALMDISDMVKNLTGRLTPKSSTPSTVSEKSDADASSFEEALDELSPVHKRKGRQSNWNPQHLLILQAQFASSLRETAEGKYIMSDLGPQERVHISKFTGLSMTTISHWLANVKYQLRRTGGTKFLKNLDTGHPVFFCNDCASQFRTASTYISHLETHLGFSLKDLSKLSLNQIQEHQNVSKVITNKALSTIGLIEEDSGSTFQCKLCNRTFASKHAVKLHLSKTHGKSPEDHVIYVTELEKQ, encoded by the coding sequence TACTTCCTCTAAGGATGGTCAAGAGAGAGAAGATGTCCAGAATTCTAATGCATCTTACCCTACAGACAGTCTGGCACAAATCAAAGCTGTGTATACAAATCTGCTATCGGAGTGCTCCTGGTCTGCGCTagcattagatttaaaaaagtCGAGTCCAACTCCGGGTACCAATAAGAGCAGCCCGAGCGATGACACAGAAGCGAAATCTAACCATGTTACGCCGACTACCGTCACAAGCAGCTGCAGTACCAATACAAGTACAAGCATTAATGTTAGTACAAGTAATAGTACTACCAGTAGCAACAGTTCTTCTGGATATGACTGGCACCAGGCGGCTTTGGCAAAAACATTGCAGCAAACATCCTATGGACTACTGCCTGAGCCTAGCTTATTCAGCACAGTGCAACTTTATCGGCAAAACAATAAACTGTATGGGTCTGTTTTTACAGGTGCCAGTAAGTTTCGATGCAAAGATTGCAGTGCAGCCTACGACACATTGGTGGAGCTTACTGTACACATGAATGAGACCGGACATTATCGGGATGATAATAGAGATCGGGAAGCTGAAAAAACAAGGCGTTGGTCCAAACCCAGAAAAAGATCTCTAATGGAAATGGAAGGAAAAGAAGATGCCCAGAAAGTTTTAAAGTGCATGTACTGTGGACATTCATTTGAATCTTTGCAGGATCTGAGTGTACATATGATTAAAACGAAGCATTACCAAAAAGTGCCTCTGAAAGAGCCAGTACCAGCCATCACAAAGTTAATTCCTTCAACAAAAAAACGAGCACTTCAGGACATAGCGTCACCTGACTCACCAGAGCAAGCAGGGATTTCCCCGGGGGCATCGGCAAGTGATGGAGCAAAAGACTCTAAAGCTACCAATCCATATGTGACCCCTAATAATCGATATGGCTACCAAAACGGTGCTAGTTACACATGGCAATTTGAAGCTCGGAAGGCTCAGATTTTAAAGTGCATGGAGTGTGGAAGTTCTCATGACACATTACAGCAACTTACTGCTCACATGATGGTCACTGGGCATTTCTTAAAGGTGACAAACTCTGCTTCAAAGAAAGGCAAACAACTAGTAATGGATGCAGTggtagaagaaaaaatacagtCAATACCTTTGCCTCCAACTACACATGCAAGGCTACCGGCATCCTATATAAAGAAGCAACCTGATTCCCCAACAGGATCTATACATTCCGAAGAGAGAAAAGATCCAGAAAAGGAGAAACTAGACAATATTGAGCCAGAAAAGAAAATCAAGGAAGAAAGTGAAGACTCTGATAAGGTAGATACTGCTACATTGTATCAATATCTCCGAGAGGAGGATTTAGATGATAGTCCTAAAGGTGGATTGGACATTTTAAAATCACTTGAAAACACTGTTTCCTCTGCAATTAGCAAGGCTCAGAATGGAGCGCCATCGTGGGGTGGGTACCCTAGTATCCATGCTGCTTATCAGTTGCCAGGTACAGTAAAAACAATGCAGCCCACAGTGCAGAGCGTTCAAATGCAACCATCTTATGCCAGCAGTGTGAAGTCACTGTCATCTGATCATAATGCTTTAATCCATTCTCCTGGAAGCTTAACTCCTCCGCCACATAAGAGCAATGTCTCGGCAATGGAAGAGCTGGTGGAGAAGGTGACAGGTAAGATCAgtgtgaagaaagaagaaaaaacgatAGAGAAAGAAAAGGTCACTCCGGTAAAGCCGTTATCTCCAGCGGCTAAGGAAAATAAAGACATCCTTAAACCAGAGGAGGCAAACAGTAAAGTTGTAAAGAAAAGCTCAGAGTCTGAAATTCAAAAGACGAAAAAGGAGACCCAAGTGGAATGCCATACTCCAAATGGTACGGAGCCTCTTAAAGCAAAAGTAACAAACGGCTGCAACAGTCTAGGGATTATCACAGACCATTCACCCGAGTCATCATTTATTAATCCACTTAGTGCATTGCAGTCTATAATGAATACCCATTTAGGCAAAGTGTCAAAACCAGTAAGCCCCTCTTTGGATCCACTAGCTATGTTgtacaaaattagcaatagCATGTTAGATAAACCAGTTTACCCTACCACCCCAGTGAAGCAAGTGGAGTCTATTGAGAGATATTATTATGAAGATAGTGACCAGCCTATTGATTTGacaaaatccaaaaataaacCACTTGTGGCAAGTATGACAGACCCTGTCTCATCACCTCTGAGAGAAAGTGCTCTCATGGATATTTCTGACATGGTGAAGAACCTCACTGGACGCCTAACCCCCAAATCTTCTACTCCATCTACTGTATCGGAAAAGTCAGACGCAGATGCCAGCAGTTTTGAAGAAGCTTTGGATGAGTTGTCACCTGTGCATAAAAGAAAAGGCCGGCAGTCCAACTGGAATCCTCAACATCTTCTTATTCTCCAAGCTCAGTTTGCTTCTAGCTTACGGGAGACAGCTGAAGGCAAATATATCATGTCAGACCTAGGTCCCCAAGAACGGGTACACATCTCTAAATTTACTGGCCTTTCCATGACTACAATAAGCCACTGGTTGGCTAATGTAAAATATCAGTTAAGGAGGACAGGGGGAACTaagtttttaaagaatttagatACAGGACatcctgtgtttttttgcaaTGACTGTGCCTCTCAATTCCGGACTGCTTCAACATACATAAGTCATTTAGAGACACATCTAGGCTTTAGCTTAAAAGATCTTTCAAAGCTTTCTCTTAACCAGATTCAAGAACATCAGAATGTTTCAAAAGTCATCACCAACAAGGCTTTAAGCACCATTGGACTTATTGAGGAGGACTCAGGCTCCACATTCCAGTGTAAGCTGTGCAACCGAacttttgcaagcaaacacGCAGTGAAACTGCACCTTAGCAAAACACATGGAAAGTCCCCAGAGGACCATGTGATATATGTAACTGAATTGGAAAAACAATAA